The Synergistaceae bacterium genome contains a region encoding:
- a CDS encoding YebC/PmpR family DNA-binding transcriptional regulator, which translates to MSGHSKWANIKHRKAAQDARRGNLFQKLVRAIIVAAKEGGGDPAMNMRLKTAIDRAKAVSVPMDNIIRGIKRGTGEIEGAAYEELTYEAYGPGGTALLIEVLTDNRNRTTPEIRALLTRNGGQMGEAGSVAWMFDRRGVIEVKGKGLDEDALMSCGLDAGMTDMEPAEEGYTLYCEPSDLNTLQMALEKAKYAVESAETPMVAKTPVEITDVDVARKIIRLVDALEEQDDTQNVYPNFDIPDEVAAQIEE; encoded by the coding sequence TTGTCAGGACATTCCAAATGGGCGAACATCAAGCACAGAAAGGCAGCGCAGGATGCCCGGCGGGGCAATCTTTTCCAGAAGCTGGTCCGGGCGATTATCGTGGCAGCCAAGGAAGGCGGCGGGGATCCGGCGATGAACATGCGCCTGAAGACGGCCATCGACCGGGCCAAGGCGGTGAGCGTCCCCATGGACAACATTATTCGGGGAATCAAGAGAGGAACCGGCGAAATCGAGGGAGCGGCCTACGAGGAACTGACCTACGAAGCCTACGGCCCGGGAGGTACGGCTCTGCTCATCGAGGTCCTGACCGACAACCGCAATCGCACGACGCCTGAAATTCGCGCGCTGCTCACGCGCAACGGCGGGCAGATGGGAGAAGCGGGCAGCGTCGCCTGGATGTTCGACCGCAGGGGGGTCATCGAGGTCAAAGGGAAGGGACTGGACGAAGACGCGCTGATGTCCTGCGGACTGGATGCGGGAATGACCGATATGGAGCCTGCGGAGGAAGGATATACCCTGTACTGCGAGCCCTCCGATCTGAACACGCTGCAGATGGCTCTCGAGAAGGCAAAATACGCGGTGGAAAGCGCCGAAACCCCCATGGTGGCAAAAACACCGGTGGAGATCACCGACGTGGACGTAGCGCGAAAGATCATCCGTCTGGTGGACGCTTTGGAGGAGCAGGACGACACGCAGAACGTCTACCCCAACTTCGACATTCCGGACGAGGTCGCCGCGCAGATCGAGGAATAG
- the ruvC gene encoding crossover junction endodeoxyribonuclease RuvC, with amino-acid sequence MGSGEAGLICLGVDPGLARMGYGLVRQRGSSVQAICWGCLETGPETPFVQRLLYLYDALGERLDDCSPDFMCVERLFFGRNITTAEYVWQARGVVLLLAAQRNLPVLEPKPNQIKMAVCGTGTADKTQIQRMIQKVLGLDEIPKPDDAADALAIALTGLAFYKHEKTMAARQTAGGRL; translated from the coding sequence GTGGGATCGGGAGAGGCCGGCCTGATCTGTCTCGGTGTGGACCCTGGACTGGCGCGTATGGGTTACGGGCTGGTGCGGCAGAGAGGCTCCTCCGTTCAGGCGATTTGTTGGGGCTGTCTGGAGACAGGGCCGGAAACGCCCTTCGTTCAGCGGCTTCTTTATTTGTACGATGCTCTCGGGGAGCGGCTCGACGACTGCTCCCCGGATTTTATGTGCGTAGAGCGCCTTTTTTTCGGGCGCAACATTACGACGGCGGAGTACGTCTGGCAGGCCCGGGGAGTGGTGCTGCTGCTGGCCGCCCAAAGGAATCTGCCGGTTCTGGAGCCCAAGCCGAACCAGATCAAGATGGCCGTATGCGGAACGGGAACCGCGGACAAAACTCAGATTCAGCGCATGATTCAAAAGGTTCTGGGACTGGATGAGATCCCGAAACCGGACGACGCGGCCGATGCCCTGGCCATTGCTCTGACGGGGCTGGCCTTCTACAAACACGAAAAAACGATGGCGGCGCGACAAACGGCGGGAGGCAGGCTATGA
- the ruvA gene encoding Holliday junction branch migration protein RuvA — MIRSLCGEVLSVTETNVVLDVNGLGFDINASRGALSLCSPGDRVRLTAWLQISEAGVALFGFADEAEREIFLKITTIKGIGGRTAMAVLSVLSAEEIVRAVSMADVDSFVRVPGVGRKTAERICFELKNSLSTLSSLTLPQTGEKNVLPGNRVVDTVGDALRSLGFSQGEAASALALVRAAQGEDYDKMDEESLLRAALKALHRKQ, encoded by the coding sequence ATGATTCGCTCTCTTTGCGGCGAGGTTCTTTCGGTTACGGAGACGAATGTGGTTTTGGACGTGAACGGACTGGGGTTCGACATCAACGCCTCCAGAGGCGCTCTTTCTCTCTGTTCTCCGGGGGATCGGGTGCGGCTGACGGCCTGGCTTCAGATCTCGGAGGCGGGGGTCGCTCTTTTTGGGTTCGCCGATGAGGCGGAGCGGGAAATTTTTCTGAAGATCACGACGATCAAAGGGATAGGGGGGCGGACGGCCATGGCCGTTCTGAGCGTCCTCTCGGCCGAAGAGATTGTTCGCGCGGTTTCCATGGCCGATGTGGACTCCTTTGTGCGGGTGCCCGGGGTAGGGCGCAAAACGGCGGAGCGAATTTGCTTTGAGCTGAAAAACAGCCTTTCGACGCTGTCTTCTCTGACCCTGCCTCAGACGGGAGAGAAGAACGTACTGCCGGGGAATCGGGTTGTGGACACGGTAGGAGACGCGCTCCGCTCTCTGGGCTTTTCTCAGGGGGAGGCCGCGTCGGCTCTGGCTCTGGTTCGGGCCGCCCAGGGGGAAGATTACGATAAAATGGACGAAGAGAGCCTTTTGAGGGCGGCGCTGAAGGCACTGCATCGCAAACAGTGA
- the ruvB gene encoding Holliday junction branch migration DNA helicase RuvB yields the protein MQDDKDTRFFSPPRSPEDLAVRPTTLDTFIGQEKVREKLQIYMQAAKGRGEPLDHALFYGPPGLGKTTLAGIIAHEMGGQLRTTTGPALERTGDLAAIISNIENNDVLFIDEIHRLPAQVEEVLYPAMEDFSLHLVVGKGPLARTISLSLPRFTLCGATTRLGLLTSPLRARFGIVEQLTPYTDEELVRIVQRASVAFDVKILEEAAGEIASRSRGTPRVALRLLRRVRDVAAVRGTGVITAEMADQAMDMLEIDPEGLDEGDRRILRSIIELFEGGPVGLSTIAAALNEDPQTIEDIYEPYLIQKGFLERTPRGRRATAAAYEYLGKQPPSDGTILLPFETH from the coding sequence ATGCAGGATGACAAGGACACTCGTTTTTTTTCTCCCCCCCGTTCTCCGGAGGATCTGGCCGTCAGGCCGACGACTCTGGACACGTTCATCGGGCAGGAGAAAGTCAGGGAAAAACTTCAGATTTATATGCAGGCTGCGAAGGGCAGGGGAGAACCTCTCGACCACGCCCTGTTTTATGGTCCGCCGGGTCTGGGAAAAACCACGCTGGCGGGGATCATCGCGCACGAAATGGGAGGCCAGCTCCGGACCACCACGGGCCCGGCTCTGGAGCGGACGGGCGATCTGGCCGCGATCATTTCCAATATCGAAAACAACGATGTTCTGTTCATCGACGAGATTCATCGTCTTCCGGCGCAGGTGGAGGAGGTTCTCTATCCCGCCATGGAGGATTTTTCCCTTCATCTCGTGGTGGGGAAGGGGCCGCTGGCAAGAACGATAAGCCTCTCTCTGCCCCGTTTCACCCTGTGCGGCGCCACCACCCGACTGGGGCTTCTGACGTCTCCTCTGCGGGCCCGTTTCGGCATTGTGGAACAGCTCACTCCCTATACGGACGAAGAACTGGTCCGGATCGTTCAGCGGGCCAGCGTGGCTTTCGACGTGAAAATTCTCGAAGAGGCCGCGGGGGAAATTGCCTCCCGCTCCAGGGGGACTCCCCGCGTGGCTCTGCGGCTTCTGCGACGGGTCAGAGACGTGGCCGCCGTCAGGGGGACGGGCGTTATAACGGCGGAAATGGCGGATCAGGCGATGGATATGCTGGAAATCGACCCGGAGGGACTGGATGAGGGAGACCGCCGTATCCTGCGCTCAATCATCGAACTGTTCGAGGGCGGGCCGGTGGGGCTGTCCACGATCGCGGCCGCTTTGAACGAGGACCCTCAGACCATAGAGGACATCTATGAGCCCTACCTCATACAGAAGGGGTTTCTGGAGCGAACGCCCCGAGGGCGCAGGGCCACTGCCGCGGCGTATGAATATCTTGGAAAACAGCCTCCCTCCGACGGGACGATCCTGCTTCCGTTTGAAACGCATTGA
- a CDS encoding SpoIID/LytB domain-containing protein: MRNRVETFFLTLALILSFGRTAEARDIYVRLADGESSLAIASEGPLKLVDGAKKTHSAEKSIVLTRSGSSAVMGKTKMPLPLRISGRGLLRYKGRQYRGEFLLSRDFVLINTLDVEDYIRGVLPAEASSKWPAEYLKVQAIISRTYGVRQSLNRSMRGYDVGDTASDQVYKGAGVETAATDRAVRETKGEIVTYNNGVAFTPFHSDSGGHTASNANVWGEKLPYLTGVKEPVEYESPNSSWTAKIPASQMQAALSRLGISIGQLREVRVSETEGGGRAVRLTLAGSAGSAEVKASRFRMAVGPNLIKSTLLTGDAPLEKSPSPTSPAAAKKTASQTPPNLDLPMSGAEEARLTRMTVDGAFSSSELMDMLLNPEKRKSYLYLGIQRSGGKTDAEAPAEDVALPQSLPVSMPALRSGQVIAEENGFFTFRGRGWGHGVGLSQWGAQALARQGWKAERILEYYFSGTTVKKFK; encoded by the coding sequence TTGCGAAACAGAGTAGAGACGTTTTTTTTGACGTTGGCTTTGATTTTGTCGTTTGGGAGAACGGCGGAGGCAAGAGATATTTACGTGCGTCTGGCGGACGGCGAGTCCAGCCTCGCCATCGCTTCGGAAGGTCCGCTGAAACTCGTCGACGGCGCGAAAAAAACTCACAGCGCGGAAAAATCGATTGTGTTGACGCGATCGGGTTCTTCAGCGGTTATGGGAAAAACGAAAATGCCTCTTCCGCTCCGAATCTCCGGCAGGGGACTTTTGAGATATAAGGGAAGACAGTATCGGGGAGAGTTTTTGCTCAGCCGGGATTTTGTTTTGATCAATACCCTCGACGTGGAGGACTACATCCGGGGAGTGCTGCCCGCGGAGGCCAGCTCCAAATGGCCGGCGGAGTACCTGAAGGTTCAGGCCATCATTTCCCGAACCTATGGCGTGCGTCAAAGCCTCAACCGGTCCATGCGGGGATATGACGTGGGGGATACCGCTTCCGATCAGGTGTACAAGGGCGCCGGAGTGGAAACCGCCGCCACGGACCGCGCGGTGAGAGAGACCAAAGGAGAGATCGTCACTTATAACAACGGGGTGGCCTTCACGCCGTTTCACTCGGACAGCGGAGGGCATACCGCCAGCAACGCCAACGTGTGGGGAGAAAAACTCCCTTATCTGACGGGAGTGAAAGAGCCGGTGGAGTACGAGTCCCCCAATTCCTCCTGGACCGCGAAAATTCCGGCGTCCCAGATGCAGGCTGCCCTTTCCAGACTGGGAATCAGTATAGGGCAGCTCAGGGAAGTTCGCGTTTCGGAAACCGAGGGGGGAGGACGCGCGGTGAGGCTGACGTTGGCGGGAAGCGCCGGTTCCGCGGAGGTGAAGGCCAGTCGCTTCAGAATGGCGGTAGGACCCAATCTCATTAAAAGTACTCTGCTGACGGGAGACGCTCCCCTGGAGAAGTCTCCGTCCCCGACATCTCCCGCCGCGGCGAAAAAAACGGCTTCACAGACGCCTCCCAACCTCGATCTTCCCATGTCCGGCGCGGAGGAAGCCCGTCTGACGCGTATGACGGTCGATGGGGCCTTTTCTTCGTCGGAACTGATGGATATGCTTCTGAACCCCGAAAAGCGAAAAAGTTACCTTTACCTGGGAATACAGCGGAGCGGCGGCAAAACGGACGCTGAAGCCCCCGCGGAGGACGTCGCTCTTCCTCAGTCTCTGCCCGTGTCCATGCCGGCCCTGCGTTCCGGACAGGTTATCGCGGAGGAAAACGGTTTTTTCACCTTCAGAGGCAGGGGATGGGGGCACGGCGTCGGCCTTTCCCAGTGGGGAGCTCAGGCTCTGGCCCGGCAGGGGTGGAAGGCCGAACGCATTCTGGAATACTATTTTTCGGGAACTACCGTAAAGAAGTTTAAATAA
- the queA gene encoding tRNA preQ1(34) S-adenosylmethionine ribosyltransferase-isomerase QueA, translating into MTDIYSLDAYDYDLPESRIAQTPAVPRDSSRLLVWHVPENRTEGRVFRDIAEYLGPDDLLVLNDTRVLPARLTGNKVRGGGKVEILLLEPVESDFCRWRALVRPGRRLPPGSEVLVGDRVLRIESAEEEGIRVLRVGTGREDVTAFLECRGVMPLPPYIKTKGLPREAYQTIFAARDGSVAAPTASLHFTEDLVERIRERGTSIAWVTLHVGLGTFRPVKARDIRQHHIHSEYCEMPEATAEAVRACRRRKGRVVAVGTTVTRTLESMAGEDGTVTAGIKNTDLFIRPGYDYKVVDALVTNFHLPKSSLLMLVAAFVAHLRDRVSEDREAKERDALEALRRLYALAVAEEYRFFSFGDAMFICK; encoded by the coding sequence ATGACCGATATATACAGCCTGGATGCTTACGACTATGACCTGCCGGAATCGAGGATCGCGCAGACTCCGGCGGTTCCCCGGGACAGCTCCCGTCTTCTCGTCTGGCACGTTCCGGAAAATCGAACGGAAGGTCGTGTCTTCAGGGATATTGCTGAATATCTGGGCCCCGATGATTTGCTGGTTCTCAACGATACCCGCGTTCTGCCCGCCCGGCTCACGGGGAATAAGGTTCGGGGCGGCGGAAAGGTGGAAATTCTGCTGCTGGAACCGGTGGAAAGCGATTTTTGTCGATGGCGGGCTCTGGTCCGTCCGGGACGCCGTCTGCCCCCAGGGTCGGAGGTTCTTGTGGGAGACCGGGTGTTGAGGATCGAGAGCGCCGAAGAGGAAGGAATTCGCGTTTTGCGCGTCGGAACCGGACGGGAGGACGTGACGGCTTTTCTGGAGTGCCGGGGGGTGATGCCTCTGCCGCCCTACATCAAAACGAAGGGGCTTCCCCGGGAGGCGTACCAGACGATTTTCGCAGCCCGGGACGGGTCTGTGGCGGCTCCCACGGCAAGCCTTCACTTCACGGAAGACCTCGTGGAGCGGATAAGGGAGCGGGGGACATCCATCGCCTGGGTGACGCTGCACGTGGGGCTGGGAACCTTTCGTCCGGTGAAGGCGAGGGATATTCGTCAGCACCATATCCACAGCGAATACTGCGAAATGCCGGAGGCGACGGCAGAGGCCGTGAGAGCCTGCCGGAGGAGAAAGGGCAGAGTCGTGGCCGTGGGAACGACCGTGACCCGAACCCTGGAGTCCATGGCCGGGGAAGACGGGACCGTGACTGCGGGCATAAAAAATACGGATCTTTTTATCCGTCCCGGTTACGATTACAAAGTGGTGGACGCGCTGGTGACGAATTTTCATCTGCCGAAAAGCTCTCTTTTGATGCTGGTTGCCGCCTTCGTCGCGCACCTTCGCGACAGGGTTTCAGAAGATCGGGAAGCGAAAGAAAGGGACGCGCTGGAGGCCCTTCGTCGGCTCTACGCCCTGGCCGTTGCCGAAGAATACAGATTTTTTTCCTTTGGGGACGCGATGTTCATCTGTAAATAG
- the mltG gene encoding endolytic transglycosylase MltG: protein MKKGLLILILLPFLLGLGLGAAAYHMKIPLNFWDRILPVPHGEMKIVVIRPGLNARQCAQAFEDQEAITDSASKLAKWMVRFGIDRKIRPGQYRVNRTDAWNMARQLRATQPVTSSLTIIPGMDIFSLRGVFDEEQNPTPAKNGDLLQREILDDLNYPEPMRSRIPSTEAGRIAFLLPETYFVVEETPKDLVRAASHAWWDRYGVALPPEVTSKDLRQAATVASMVQREALWDDERAAIAGVIMNRLKKDMLLQIDATVIYAWKLRGRNLTRVLYSDLTVDSPYNTYVVQGLPPAPICVPSAESWAAALEPEENDYYYYVARKDGHHYFASTYEEHRRNTKKARTE, encoded by the coding sequence ATGAAAAAAGGTTTGTTGATTCTGATTCTGCTTCCCTTTTTGCTGGGTCTTGGGTTGGGAGCCGCGGCGTATCACATGAAGATCCCGCTCAATTTCTGGGACAGAATCCTCCCCGTTCCCCACGGAGAAATGAAAATCGTGGTGATCCGACCCGGGCTGAACGCCCGTCAGTGCGCTCAGGCTTTCGAGGATCAGGAGGCGATCACGGACTCCGCCTCCAAACTGGCGAAGTGGATGGTCCGGTTCGGAATAGACCGAAAAATTCGTCCGGGCCAGTATCGCGTCAACCGGACGGACGCGTGGAACATGGCAAGACAGCTGCGCGCCACCCAACCCGTGACGTCCAGCCTCACGATCATTCCCGGAATGGATATTTTCTCTCTGAGGGGAGTGTTCGACGAGGAGCAGAACCCGACTCCTGCGAAAAATGGCGACTTACTGCAGCGGGAGATATTGGACGATCTGAACTACCCCGAGCCGATGCGTTCCCGTATTCCCTCCACCGAGGCGGGACGTATCGCGTTTTTGCTGCCGGAGACCTATTTTGTCGTGGAGGAAACGCCGAAGGATTTGGTTCGGGCTGCCAGTCACGCCTGGTGGGACCGGTACGGAGTCGCTCTGCCTCCGGAGGTGACGTCGAAGGACCTGCGTCAGGCCGCCACCGTGGCGTCGATGGTGCAGAGAGAGGCCCTCTGGGACGACGAACGGGCGGCCATCGCGGGAGTGATCATGAATCGTCTGAAGAAAGACATGCTGCTGCAGATCGATGCCACCGTGATTTACGCCTGGAAGCTTCGGGGAAGAAATTTGACGCGGGTATTGTACAGCGACCTCACTGTGGATTCGCCGTATAATACGTATGTTGTACAGGGACTGCCGCCGGCTCCCATATGCGTCCCGTCGGCGGAGTCCTGGGCGGCGGCTCTGGAGCCGGAGGAGAACGATTACTATTACTATGTGGCGAGGAAAGACGGGCATCATTACTTTGCTTCCACTTATGAAGAGCATCGCCGGAACACCAAAAAAGCAAGAACGGAATAG
- a CDS encoding DNA translocase FtsK → MALSRNRKMKAALPRKRPPRRHSGTGRWFEFLVFLFTAGVIFLMGTLMDSSWTGKSGRLLGNYLRTTWGGALIVPLAFLFYLCVAWIAKIRIPRPLGQIFGTLQLYLSTAFALGLFKQAHWELAPAIFTPGVTGDGLARFFVLNLGALGTVIVAFASLALSMIFFGFRLPARLFRSGAGRSREDSRDLKYEGSKRETPKRESEAPAFTIRHFPRVAAEDLVLPTAPEEPRNEVLASTPVDGLVMVGEELVDPTTWRPTEPIVPESMKAGESPAEPSPEPPAGAPVVPEAKEDAEIRPSETTSEPPVFDGPVFDGDKKAENATKLSLPEEGPAAPPQTASEILEGLLASLEAEHLWEKQEEGTTPTEAATREYVEPLLSKSELDPAQIIEVEGVPKIAPGEQVQELRALLTSPATEESRKEIITEGIKTEGIKTEEAKILEDGTSTAVQEAYPEVQLPEEEDAARVRAGLFPPPLDIFGPPAKEGEDNEGDDLAREQAETIVTTLQNFGVKASVAHIVVGPSVIQFQLELAPGIKVSKVAGLANDLMMALAVVSVRVEAPILGQRYVGIEIPNPRRRGITLRSILESEEFRESEARLILPMGVRVDSKHLICALEDMPHLLVAGTTGSGKSVFTNTCILGMCSQRSPEELRLILVDPKYVEFAIYEGLPHLLARPVTDPKKAISALSWAVQEMENRSECFARAKVRNLASYNEKALPKHRFPHIVVVVDEFADLMYTAGKEVEGLIARLAQKARAAGIHLILATQRPSVDVITGLIKANVPARVAFAVPSQTDSRTIIDTGGAEKLLGRGDMLFYSTRYPRPLRLQASFITEERTLAFVEYMKNLFGEPEYIEFEDYVAGGGGSGENGTRSGSAIIDDPKLEEAVRVVMDTGIASASGLQRYLNVGYPRAGRLVTGLEQLGIVGPQPANSSKPREILMDEESAYETLERARNGDPFGE, encoded by the coding sequence ATGGCACTTTCTCGTAACAGAAAAATGAAAGCCGCTTTACCGAGAAAGAGACCCCCTCGCAGGCACTCCGGGACCGGAAGGTGGTTCGAATTTCTCGTTTTCCTTTTTACGGCGGGCGTCATTTTTCTGATGGGGACTTTGATGGACAGCTCGTGGACGGGTAAAAGCGGGCGTTTATTGGGTAATTATCTGCGAACGACCTGGGGAGGCGCGCTTATCGTTCCCCTGGCGTTTTTGTTCTACCTTTGCGTGGCCTGGATCGCCAAAATCCGAATTCCCCGCCCTCTGGGGCAGATTTTCGGAACGCTGCAGCTTTACCTTTCGACGGCTTTCGCTCTGGGACTGTTTAAGCAGGCTCACTGGGAGCTCGCCCCGGCGATTTTTACTCCCGGCGTCACGGGGGACGGACTGGCGCGTTTTTTCGTGCTGAATCTGGGAGCGCTGGGAACCGTTATCGTCGCCTTCGCCTCGCTGGCGCTGTCCATGATCTTTTTTGGCTTCAGGCTGCCCGCCCGGCTTTTCCGCTCCGGCGCGGGACGCTCCAGGGAAGACTCCCGAGACCTGAAATATGAGGGTTCGAAACGTGAAACTCCGAAGCGCGAAAGCGAAGCTCCCGCCTTCACCATACGGCATTTCCCCAGAGTCGCGGCTGAAGATCTGGTTCTTCCCACCGCTCCGGAGGAACCCCGAAACGAAGTTCTCGCTTCGACGCCCGTGGACGGGCTGGTTATGGTGGGGGAAGAACTGGTCGATCCCACGACCTGGCGCCCCACGGAGCCCATTGTCCCCGAGTCGATGAAAGCCGGAGAAAGCCCCGCGGAGCCGTCGCCGGAGCCTCCTGCGGGAGCCCCTGTCGTCCCGGAGGCGAAGGAAGATGCCGAAATCCGACCATCGGAAACGACATCCGAGCCTCCTGTTTTCGATGGTCCTGTTTTTGATGGGGATAAAAAAGCGGAGAACGCGACGAAGCTCTCTTTGCCTGAAGAAGGGCCTGCTGCCCCTCCTCAGACGGCCTCGGAAATTCTGGAAGGGCTTTTGGCCTCCCTGGAAGCGGAACACCTGTGGGAAAAACAGGAAGAGGGAACGACCCCGACGGAAGCTGCAACCCGGGAATACGTGGAACCTCTGCTGTCGAAATCGGAACTGGATCCGGCTCAGATCATTGAAGTCGAGGGCGTCCCAAAAATCGCTCCGGGAGAACAGGTCCAGGAGCTGAGAGCCCTTCTGACTTCTCCAGCAACGGAGGAAAGCCGGAAGGAAATAATAACAGAAGGAATAAAAACAGAGGGAATAAAAACAGAAGAAGCGAAGATTTTGGAGGACGGAACGTCGACCGCGGTTCAGGAGGCCTACCCGGAGGTGCAGCTTCCGGAGGAGGAGGACGCCGCACGGGTTCGCGCAGGACTTTTTCCGCCGCCTCTGGATATTTTCGGCCCACCGGCGAAGGAGGGAGAGGACAACGAAGGCGACGACCTGGCCAGAGAGCAGGCGGAGACCATCGTCACCACTCTTCAGAACTTCGGGGTGAAGGCCAGCGTGGCTCATATCGTCGTCGGGCCCTCCGTGATTCAGTTTCAGCTCGAACTGGCGCCGGGCATCAAGGTCAGCAAGGTGGCCGGTCTGGCCAACGATCTGATGATGGCTCTCGCCGTAGTGTCCGTGCGGGTGGAAGCGCCTATTCTGGGACAGCGTTATGTGGGCATCGAAATTCCGAATCCCCGGCGAAGGGGGATTACTCTGCGGTCCATCCTGGAGTCCGAGGAATTTCGGGAAAGCGAGGCGCGGCTGATTCTTCCCATGGGAGTGCGGGTCGACTCGAAACACCTGATCTGCGCGCTGGAGGATATGCCTCACCTGCTTGTGGCGGGAACCACGGGGTCGGGTAAAAGCGTTTTTACGAACACCTGCATTCTCGGGATGTGTTCTCAGCGCAGCCCGGAGGAACTGCGGCTCATTCTGGTGGACCCCAAATACGTGGAGTTCGCGATCTACGAGGGATTGCCCCACCTTCTGGCCCGTCCCGTCACGGATCCCAAAAAGGCCATCTCCGCCCTGTCCTGGGCCGTGCAGGAGATGGAAAACCGGTCGGAGTGTTTTGCCCGGGCCAAGGTTCGCAATCTGGCGTCTTACAATGAAAAGGCCCTGCCGAAGCACCGCTTCCCTCACATTGTAGTGGTGGTGGATGAGTTCGCCGACCTGATGTACACGGCGGGCAAGGAGGTGGAGGGCCTGATCGCGCGTCTGGCCCAAAAGGCGAGAGCCGCCGGAATCCACCTCATTCTGGCGACCCAGCGTCCCTCCGTGGACGTCATCACGGGACTCATCAAGGCCAACGTACCGGCCCGGGTGGCTTTTGCGGTGCCCTCTCAGACGGATTCCCGCACGATCATCGACACGGGGGGAGCCGAGAAACTTCTGGGCAGGGGGGACATGCTTTTTTACAGCACCCGTTATCCCCGCCCCCTTCGCCTGCAGGCGTCCTTCATCACGGAGGAGCGCACGCTGGCGTTCGTGGAGTACATGAAGAACCTTTTTGGAGAGCCCGAGTACATCGAATTCGAAGATTACGTCGCCGGAGGCGGGGGCAGTGGAGAGAACGGAACCCGCTCCGGTTCCGCCATTATCGACGATCCCAAGCTGGAGGAGGCCGTCCGGGTGGTTATGGACACGGGAATCGCCTCTGCCAGCGGTCTGCAGCGCTACCTCAACGTGGGCTACCCCAGGGCGGGGCGGCTGGTGACGGGGCTGGAGCAACTGGGCATCGTGGGGCCCCAGCCGGCAAATTCCTCGAAGCCCCGGGAAATTCTCATGGATGAGGAAAGCGCCTACGAAACTCTGGAACGAGCCCGAAACGGAGATCCCTTCGGGGAGTAG
- a CDS encoding thiamine diphosphokinase gives MDFAAMKEHRTSRFCLPQMNAQFGREAAVEQILVLGGRMPDAAWLREAASGKRVCAADSGVDACRIANVRPDHALGDFDSIGDEGRRWLERLGIRPELYPADKDYTDFQLCLKGLKGDILVTGCWGGRFDHAFGNIFSALWGEEWGVRVRAFADETEVLFPLFEGEAVELTFYLPVVALSLLPLTAVCGGVTVEGVRWELHDAELPQSHPWTISNRPLGESVRVKAGSGVLGVYCLFREKSLRAGCSI, from the coding sequence ATGGATTTTGCGGCGATGAAAGAGCACCGGACGTCCCGTTTTTGCCTGCCTCAGATGAACGCTCAGTTTGGTCGGGAGGCGGCCGTGGAACAGATTCTGGTCCTGGGAGGACGCATGCCTGACGCCGCCTGGCTGAGAGAAGCCGCCTCGGGAAAGAGAGTTTGCGCGGCCGACAGCGGAGTGGATGCCTGCAGGATCGCGAATGTCCGTCCGGATCACGCGCTGGGGGATTTTGACAGCATCGGCGATGAAGGACGTCGATGGCTGGAGCGTCTTGGCATCCGGCCCGAGCTTTATCCGGCGGACAAGGACTACACGGATTTTCAGCTCTGCCTGAAGGGCCTGAAAGGAGACATTCTGGTCACGGGGTGCTGGGGCGGGCGTTTCGATCATGCCTTCGGGAATATTTTTTCCGCTCTCTGGGGAGAGGAATGGGGTGTGCGCGTTCGGGCCTTCGCGGATGAGACGGAGGTTCTGTTTCCCCTGTTTGAAGGAGAGGCGGTGGAACTGACTTTTTACCTTCCGGTTGTCGCTCTTTCCCTTCTGCCCCTGACGGCTGTCTGCGGCGGCGTCACCGTCGAGGGCGTCAGATGGGAGCTTCATGACGCGGAACTCCCTCAGTCCCATCCATGGACCATCAGCAACCGGCCTCTGGGAGAAAGCGTCCGGGTGAAAGCCGGAAGCGGCGTGCTGGGGGTTTATTGTCTTTTTCGGGAAAAATCCCTCCGGGCAGGGTGTAGTATATAA